AAAATGTTAATTTTAAAGAAGTGTTCTCGAATGAGAAAAGTAAGAGTCTAGAAGCGTACAAGACTGACTCGAGACATTTAGACTTTATCCATTCAACGACAAGTAAAACATGGGATTTATCAAATTTACGTTATCGACAAGACCGCAATGGTGTAGATATGGATAAAGAGCAAGCAGACTTAGCTGCCAATCAAATATATAACTCTGCTTTAATAGAACGATTAAATGGGAAATTCAATTCATTACAAAGTGTTATAAAAGGAGGCCGTTGATCATGAGTATATTTCATAGTCTGAACTCGTCGTCTTCTGCATTAACCGCTCAACGTCTTCGCATGGATGTCATATCATCCAATATGGCGAATGTCGATTCGACTCGAGCAAAGCAAGTTGATGGCGAGTGGCAACCGTATAGAAGGAAAACTGTCACATTACAACCGAAAGATGGACAGTTTTCTTCATTCTTGCAAGTTGCAAAAGGCGTCCACTCACACGGTAATGCAGGAAATGGTGTGGTCGTATCACGCGTGAAAGAAGATCGGGAGACACCTTTCAAATTGGTTTTTGACCCCACTCATCCAGATGCGAATGAAGAAGGTTATGTAGAAATGCCAAATATCGACCCTTTACGTGAAATGATTGATTTAATGTCCGCAACCAGATCGTATGAAGCGAATGTAACCGCATTGAATGCAAATAAATCTATGTTAATGAAAGCATTAGAGATAGGAAGATAAAATAGGAGTGAACTAGATGGCCATACAATCAATTACAGGTGCTATGCCTACCACGTCGATTCAGCAACCTGAAGTTAAAACACAAAGAACGCCTTTTGAAGCCCAGCAGAACTTCTCAGCAATGTTAAACGACGCGATTCATCAAGTAAACCAAACACAAAAAGTCTCGGATTCTATGACGACAAAACTTGTTAAAGGTGAAGATGTCGATTTACATAATGTGATGATCTCAGCACAAAAAGCGAGTATTGCATTCAATGCAACAATGGAAGTGCGCAATAAAGTGGTAGAAGCATACCAAGAAATCATTAGAATGCCTGTC
This window of the Sporosarcina ureae genome carries:
- the flgB gene encoding flagellar basal body rod protein FlgB, whose translation is MEIYGGTINLLEKGLDYSSAKGKAISQNIANVDTPNYKTKNVNFKEVFSNEKSKSLEAYKTDSRHLDFIHSTTSKTWDLSNLRYRQDRNGVDMDKEQADLAANQIYNSALIERLNGKFNSLQSVIKGGR
- the flgC gene encoding flagellar basal body rod protein FlgC gives rise to the protein MSIFHSLNSSSSALTAQRLRMDVISSNMANVDSTRAKQVDGEWQPYRRKTVTLQPKDGQFSSFLQVAKGVHSHGNAGNGVVVSRVKEDRETPFKLVFDPTHPDANEEGYVEMPNIDPLREMIDLMSATRSYEANVTALNANKSMLMKALEIGR
- the fliE gene encoding flagellar hook-basal body complex protein FliE gives rise to the protein MAIQSITGAMPTTSIQQPEVKTQRTPFEAQQNFSAMLNDAIHQVNQTQKVSDSMTTKLVKGEDVDLHNVMISAQKASIAFNATMEVRNKVVEAYQEIIRMPV